The Carassius auratus strain Wakin chromosome 27, ASM336829v1, whole genome shotgun sequence genome includes a region encoding these proteins:
- the LOC113044961 gene encoding complement C1q tumor necrosis factor-related protein 6-like, with product MSYSTLYLLLIVLFSCNCSSMSEPQEKEKEELTGRSGLPVESGAAGNQQSCLITGLYPLLAELSSTLQSLKASLEQEQFRRKEEHNVAFSASLGNRGDVGPFNTDVTLVYQNVFVNAGSHYNTGTGIFTAPVKGVYFFSLSGHNKTTKPMGLRLFKNGSQMTIIYNYALSDAGIRYETLSNSITLMLEKGDQVSVHLLANTWVFDNTDNLTLFTGHLVFPF from the exons atgtccTATAGCACTCTGTATCTGCTGCTGATTGTGCTGTTCAGCTGTAACTGCAGCAGTATGTCTGAGCcacaggagaaggagaaggaagaACTGACTGGCAGGAGTGGACTACCTGTGGAGAGTGGTGCTGCTGGGAATCAGCAGTCCTGCCTCATCACAGGCCTTTACCCACTGTTGGCAGAACTGAGCTCCACTCTTCAGTCTCTTAAGGCCAGTTTGGAGCAGGAACAGTTTAGGAGAAAAG AAGAACATAACGTAGCATTTTCTGCTTCACTCGGAAACAGAGGAGATGTTGGGCCCTTCAATACAGATGTCACACTTGTTTACCAAAATGTCTTTGTGAATGCTGGGTCACATTACAACACGGGCACTG GCATTTTCACAGCACCTGTTAAAggagtctatttcttcagtcTTTCTGGACATAACAAGACAACCAAACCCATGGGtctaagactttttaaaaatggaTCGCAAATGACAATTATATACAACTATGCTCTAAGTGATGCAGGTATCCGGTATGAAACATTGTCTAATTCAATCACTTTGATGCTGGAGAAAGGTGATCAGGTCAGTGTACATCTCTTGGCAAATACATGGGTGTTTGATAATACTGATAATCTAACTCTGTTTACTGGTCATTTGGTCTTTCCTTTTTGA
- the LOC113044960 gene encoding complement C1q tumor necrosis factor-related protein 6 has protein sequence MSHRTLYLLLIVLFSCNCSSMSEPQEKEKEELTGRSGLPVESGAAGNQQSCLITGLYPLLAELSSTLQSLKSSMEQEQFKRKEEYNVAFAATLGNRGDVGPFNTDVTLVYQKVFLNAGSRYNTGTGIFTAPVKGVYFFSLSGHNKTTKPMGLRLIKNGEPLIILYNHPLTDAGIRYETLSNSITLMLEKGDQVFVRLLANTWVFDNTDNLTLFTGHLVFPL, from the exons ATGTCCCATAGAACTTTGTATCTGCTGCTGATTGTGCTGTTCAGCTGTAACTGCAGCAGTATGTCTGAGCcacaggagaaggagaaggaagaACTGACTGGCAGGAGTGGACTACCTGTGGAGAGTGGTGCTGCTGGGAATCAGCAGTCCTGCCTCATCACAGGCCTTTACCCACTGTTGGCAGAACTGAGCTCCACTCTTCAGTCTCTTAAGTCCAGCATGGAGCAGGAACAGTTTAAGAGAAAAG AAGAATATAACGTAGCATTTGCTGCTACACTCGGAAACAGAGGAGATGTTGGGCCCTTCAACACAGATGTCACACTGGTTTACCAAAAAGTCTTTTTGAATGCTGGGTCACGTTACAACACGGGCACTG GCATTTTCACAGCACCTGTTAAAggagtctatttcttcagtcTTTCTGGACATAACAAGACAACCAAACCCATGGGTCTAAGACTTATTAAAAATGGAGAGCCGTTGATAATTTTATACAACCATCCTCTAACTGATGCAGGTATCCGGTATGAAACATTGTCTAATTCAATCACTTTGATGCTGGAGAAAGGCGATCAGGTCTTCGTGCGTCTCTTGGCAAATACATGGGTGTTTGATAATACTGATAATCTAACTCTATTTACTGGCCATTTGGTTTTTCCTCTTTGA